The proteins below are encoded in one region of Mya arenaria isolate MELC-2E11 chromosome 15, ASM2691426v1:
- the LOC128220353 gene encoding homocysteine S-methyltransferase YbgG-like, whose product MPFTVLDGGTATELVRLGHSSIDGDALWSARLLYSHPDVVKQVHKNFLEAGSNLAVTTSYQASVGGFMEHLHITNSEAIELIQRSVHLARNACDEVAQSQGTAPGLVAGSVGPYGACLLDGSEYTGAYMDALSDEEILEWHKPRLQALVSAGVDLVAIETIPSQREAELLVRLIEQEFPDSKAYVTFSCKNETEVCHGEQFRDAVASVSSSTNVEAVGLNCTAPQYVTPLLKSIQGLKLQKPIIVKPNSGESWTHHAGWAGRDSVQEFSSLVSEWVEHGATWIGGCCRVYPEDIRKIACILKSLQTI is encoded by the exons GGTGACGCCTTATGGTCTGCTAGACTACTCTATTCCCACCCAGATGTCGTAAAGCAGGTCCACAAAAA CTTTCTTGAGGCGGGAAGCAACCTTGCTGTGACAACCAGTTATCAAGCATCTGTCGGTGGATTTATGGAGCACCTTCATATTACTAACTCTGAGGCTATTGAGTTAATTCAACGCAGTGTTCATTTGGCAAGAAACGCTTGCGACGAAGTTGCCCAGTCTCAAG GTACAGCTCCAGGGTTGGTAGCTGGATCGGTAGGTCCGTATGGCGCCTGTCTTCTTGATGGGTCTGAATATACTGGTGCATACATGGACGCGTTGTCAGATGAG GAAATATTGGAATGGCATAAACCGCGTCTCCAAGCGCTGGTGTCGGCAGGTGTTGACCTGGTTGCCATAGAAACCATCCCATCCCAACGCGAAGCTGAACTTTTGGTCAGACTGATAGAGCAAGAGTTCCCTGACAGCAAAGCCTATGTTACTTTCTCATGCAAG aatgagACTGAAGTTTGCCATGGTGAACAGTTCCGTGATGCTGTGGCCTCTGTCTCATCATCAACCAATGTTGAAGCAGTTGGTTTAAACTGTACTGCCCCACAATATGTGACTCCACTGCTGAAGAGTATTCAGGGGCTGAAACTGCAGAAGCCTATCATTGTGAAACCAAACAGTGGCGAGAGTTGGACGCATCATGCTGG GTGGGCAGGACGGGACTCCGTCCAAGAGTTTTCCAGTCTTGTATCAGAGTGGGTGGAGCATGGGGCAACCTGGATTGGAGGGTGTTGTCGGGTGTATCCCGAGGACATAAGAAAAATAGCATGCATCCTGAAATCACTACAAACTATTTGA